From a single Calditrichota bacterium genomic region:
- a CDS encoding zinc-binding dehydrogenase, which translates to MRAILINEPGHFEIVSMDIPEPKSDEILVEMKALSLCNQHDWKVNTGLYRENKYLEYGIPGFPGHEGAGIVAAVGEDVKNFEVGDHVALSGLGGPPLYAEYVTRKPDSVAVVNKQLPLEYVAMAELFGCVHRAVRKVENYRGKRVLVSGCGPAGLAAIQFAKIFGAKEVTATDVKLGRLALARELGADEITDAENEDQISWLKNKGVDIVVETSGNKTALLNGLQMAREAAVIFSYNEGTVQLPMWNLFDHEVTIYNSKWLTTEDLQHVVNYIEKGKLHTAPLISVVVDFSRYPEAVEMIGRGDAVKIIMVP; encoded by the coding sequence TATCCCGGAGCCGAAAAGTGATGAAATTTTAGTGGAAATGAAAGCGCTTTCCCTGTGCAATCAGCACGATTGGAAAGTAAACACAGGACTTTATCGAGAGAATAAATATTTGGAATATGGCATTCCCGGATTCCCCGGGCATGAAGGCGCGGGAATTGTCGCCGCGGTGGGAGAAGATGTGAAAAATTTTGAAGTGGGTGATCACGTGGCACTTTCCGGACTTGGCGGGCCTCCGCTGTACGCAGAATACGTGACGCGAAAACCGGATTCTGTCGCCGTTGTAAACAAACAATTGCCACTGGAATATGTCGCCATGGCAGAATTGTTTGGTTGCGTGCATCGCGCTGTTCGGAAAGTAGAAAATTATCGGGGGAAAAGAGTGCTGGTTTCCGGCTGCGGTCCTGCTGGATTGGCAGCTATTCAGTTCGCCAAGATTTTTGGCGCCAAAGAAGTCACTGCCACGGATGTAAAATTAGGCAGACTGGCATTGGCGCGGGAATTAGGAGCTGATGAAATAACTGATGCCGAGAATGAAGATCAAATTTCCTGGCTGAAGAATAAGGGCGTTGACATCGTTGTTGAGACTTCCGGGAACAAAACTGCACTATTGAATGGCCTTCAGATGGCGAGAGAAGCAGCAGTCATTTTCAGTTATAACGAAGGTACGGTGCAATTGCCAATGTGGAATTTGTTCGATCACGAAGTCACTATTTATAACTCCAAATGGCTCACAACAGAAGATTTGCAGCATGTGGTGAATTATATTGAAAAAGGAAAATTGCACACAGCGCCGCTCATCAGCGTTGTTGTGGATTTTTCACGGTATCCGGAAGCCGTGGAAATGATAGGTCGTGGCGACGCAGTGAAAATTATCATGGTACCATGA